The following proteins are encoded in a genomic region of Mustela erminea isolate mMusErm1 chromosome 3, mMusErm1.Pri, whole genome shotgun sequence:
- the LOC116585741 gene encoding olfactory receptor 56-like, which yields MDKRNESSNMDFILLGLFPGIKHINVLVSAILLIYTVAVTTNSILIFLIWVDSHLHTPMYFLLSQLALMDLTLISSTVPKMATDFFSGKRSISQVACGTQIFFFLTLGIAECILITLMAFDRYVAICNPLRYTLIMSQKVCLQMAFISWAGGALISLMHTAYAMHFPICGSREISHFLCEVMAILKLACEDISAYEKAVVMTSIVVLLIPLSFILSSYALIFLAVLRMNSVEGRNKALATCSSHLTVVSLYFGPAMLVYMRPTSYHSPKLDQVLFMLGAILTPMMNPLIYSLRNKEVVGALKNVLGRCLTSNYTTNVR from the coding sequence ATGGATAAAAGAAATGAGTCTTCAAATATGGACTTTATCCTCTTGGGTCTCTTCCCTGGTATAAAACATATCAACGTCCTTGTCTCTGCAATTCTTCTGATCTACACTGTGGCTGTAACCACAAATTCCATCCTTATATTCCTGATTTGGGTGGATTCTCAcctccacacacccatgtactttCTCCTCAGCCAACTGGCCCTTATGGATCTGACATTAATCTCTAGCACTGTACCAAAGATGGCAACTGACTTCTTCTCAGGGAAGAGAAGTATATCACAGGTGGCCTGTGGAACTCAGATCTTTTTCTTCCTGACTCTAGGAATTGCTGAGTGTATCCTCATCACCCTCATGGCTTTTGACCGTTATGTGGCCATTTGCAACCCTTTGAGATACACCCTGATCATGAGTCAGAAAGTGTGTCTGCAGATGGCTTTCATTTCCTGGGCTGGAGGTGCACTTATATCACTCATGCACACAGCGTATGCTATGCATTTCCCCATCTGTGGTTCTAGAGAGATTTCCCATTTCCTCTGTGAGGTCATGGCCATCCTAAAATTGGCCTGTGAGGACATCTCTGCTTATGAGAAGGCTGTAGTGATGACGAGTATTGTGGTGCTCCTCATTCCTTTGTCCTTTATCCTGTCCTCTTATGCTCTCATCTTCCTTGCTGTCCTCCGCATGAACTCTGTGGAGGGCAGGAATAAAGCTCTGGCCACCTGTTCCTCCCACTTGACTGTGGTGAGCCTATACTTTGGTCCAGCCATGCTGGTCTACATGAGGCCTACTTCTTATCACAGTCCGAAGCTGGACCAGGTTCTCTTTATGCTTGGTGCCATCCTCACCCCCATGATGAACCCCCTCATATATAGTCTGAGGAACAAGGAGGTGGTGGGAGCTCTGAAAAACGTGTTGGGACGCTGCCTAACCTCAAATTACACCACAAATGTAAGATGA